A stretch of Desulfobacteraceae bacterium DNA encodes these proteins:
- a CDS encoding cysteine dioxygenase family protein has translation MTAWSKMPPALRKICESWSDELEKISGYEERLAYVRRMMPDLLLDAPIFTEILRNATDGSEYPDTRRSGMFDNELLLYIDPKRIFSIRLYLWAPGEYTPIHDHNAWGVIGPVAGKLQVTKYVREDAGSDENFARLKEAENRVLTAGQTEVVLPLNNGIHKTGNPGNMTSATVQLYGNPIRRTYINRFDPVSGRIGRIYPPRTKMRILASEALRAMHESSRVEAPEALGPATDSQRGNRPAD, from the coding sequence ATGACCGCATGGAGTAAGATGCCGCCGGCGCTTCGCAAAATCTGTGAAAGCTGGTCGGATGAGTTGGAAAAGATTTCGGGCTACGAGGAGCGCCTGGCATATGTTCGCAGGATGATGCCGGATTTGCTTTTGGATGCGCCCATCTTCACGGAGATCCTGCGAAATGCCACCGACGGCTCGGAATACCCGGATACCCGCCGGTCCGGAATGTTTGACAACGAGCTACTGCTGTACATCGACCCCAAGCGGATCTTTTCGATCCGGCTTTACCTTTGGGCGCCCGGGGAGTATACCCCCATCCACGATCACAACGCCTGGGGGGTGATCGGCCCGGTCGCGGGCAAACTCCAGGTGACCAAATACGTCCGGGAGGATGCCGGATCGGACGAAAACTTCGCGCGCCTGAAAGAAGCCGAAAATCGGGTCCTGACGGCAGGGCAGACGGAAGTGGTTTTGCCGTTGAACAACGGGATCCACAAAACCGGCAACCCGGGCAATATGACCAGTGCCACGGTCCAGCTTTACGGCAATCCCATACGGCGGACCTACATCAACCGCTTCGATCCCGTTTCCGGTCGCATCGGCAGAATCTACCCGCCGCGCACAAAAATGCGGATTTTGGCTTCGGAAGCGCTGCGCGCCATGCATGAATCCAGTCGCGTCGAGGCGCCAGAGGCCCTCGGGCCGGCAACCGATTCGCAACGCGGAAATCGACCCGCGGATTGA